A DNA window from Drosophila pseudoobscura strain MV-25-SWS-2005 chromosome 2, UCI_Dpse_MV25, whole genome shotgun sequence contains the following coding sequences:
- the LOC4803304 gene encoding uncharacterized protein: MWQLALALGLLQQLNAPPASPTATAIVVERNMFAYYKVPAAQLLLDTEETSSSSSGSSSDSKKFKSDLYFVLQCPPKLDTGIPKPKDMQTCSVVDQYKGMWKKPSPPQPKKHLHMVPFRIVMRPLRPPAMRRTYRRRKRHQNSDQEDDEEESTPLQHLGQPHIRQKLLKLKADHRKFKRGSSSQGYQHMYHRDESYNDHIFYDDLQADGQYHKYGKQIQSE, from the coding sequence ATGTGGCagttggcattggcattgggaCTTCTCCAGCAGCTGAATGCACCACCGGCATCTCCTACGGCCACGGCCATTGTGGTAGAGCGGAACATGTTTGCCTACTACAAGGTGCCGGCAGCTCAACTGCTTCTGGACACCGAGGAAaccagtagcagcagcagcggcagcagcagtgatTCCAAAAAGTTTAAGAGCGACCTGTACTTTGTGCTGCAGTGTCCACCCAAATTGGATACGGGCATACCCAAGCCCAAGGACATGCAGACCTGCAGTGTGGTGGATCAGTACAAAGGGATGTGGAAGAAGCCGTCGCCGCCACAGCCGAAGAAACACCTCCATATGGTGCCATTTCGGATTGTGATGCGCCCGCTGCGACCCCCTGCAATGCGAAGGACATATCGTCGCCGCAAACGTCACCAGAATAGCGATCAGGAGGATGATGAAGAGGAATCCACACCCTTGCAGCATCTGGGACAGCCACATATCCGACAGAAGCTACTGAAACTAAAGGCAGACCATCGAAAGTTCAAACGAGGCAGTAGCTCCCAGGGATATCAGCACATGTATCATCGTGATGAGTCGTACAACGATCACATATTCTATGACGATCTCCAAGCCGATGGACAGTATCATAAATACGGAAAACAAATACAATCTGAATAA
- the LOC4803303 gene encoding uncharacterized protein codes for MNKLTWLCCIFMLEGLGAPLAAELPGDIEKCHFGDSPCLVKTINALIKRYPKGIPEIGLPPLDEYNFPDAPIVDTPHRGPIWMTFNMRDNVNKGFNNATITHVEGFLRDPTKQQIILKARLPRLLHEATYDMQGRFLLFVANTTGKLQSDFQNFRLTLTIKVILEYRNNKRYLKIYDLVPVVDIDRWIVWFDNLYRENEDVTIALNRSFNKNWLEFWNDLEPGLLKTFSTVFTVLLNTVFEQVAYDDMFLPDIDIRFGYSHD; via the exons ATGAATAAGCTCACTTGGCTGTGCTGCATCTTTATGCTGGAAGGACTTGGTGCACCCCTAGCAGCGGAGTTAC CTGGAGATATTGAAAAGTGTCACTTTGGGGACTCCCCATGCTTGGTGAAGACCATCAATGCCCTGATCAAGCGCTATCCCAAGGGCATTCCAGAGATTGGTCTGCCTCCGTTGGATGAGTACAACTTTCCCGATGCTCCAATAGTTGATACGCCCCATCGCGGCCCCATCTGGATGACCTTTAACATGCGGGACAATGTGAACAAGGGCTTCAACAATGCCACAATCACGCATGTGGAGGGTTTCCTGCGAGACCCCACCAAGCAACAGATAATCCTGAAGGCCCGCCTGCCACGACTCTTGCACGAGGCAACCTACGACATGCAGGGCAGGTTTCTGCTGTTTGTGGCCAACACCACGGGCAAACTGCAGTCGGATTTCCAGAACTTTCGGCTTACTCTGACCATCAAAGTGATACTGGAGTATCGGAACAACAAGCGATATCTGAAGATCTACGATTTGGTGCCGGTCGTCGACATTGATCG CTGGATTGTTTGGTTCGATAACTTGTACAGGGAGAATGAGGATGTAACCATTGCGCTGAATCGCTCCTTCAACAAAAACTGGTTGGAGTTTTGGAATGACCTGGAGCCGGGCCTGCTGAAAACGTTCTCCACTGTTTTTACTGTACTTCTGAACACGGTCTTTGAGCAGGTCGCCTACGACGATATGTTTCTGCCGGACATTGATATACGATTTGGATATAGTCACGATTAA